The following coding sequences are from one Neurospora crassa OR74A linkage group I, whole genome shotgun sequence window:
- a CDS encoding vesicle-mediated transporter: MLQRIKGAIDRTIAEEQARARAALEGGAPGSSHVRNSSSLSRTSSAAGTQASRRPRPSNNLSQDMSADGTVTTSDPAVFEAAFVIDDTDESNTPTRIGTPVSTDKEGKGKDTEKPAINTEPVKEGTDPLQNGDRSSVNKSPAGQTARSGTTTPSTTAELSPEIRVRLRKLDKLEKTYPELLRSYRIAHGRATSIEPFEKALRENTPLTSIKDPEALIEYLNQLNLKGDMVMDELKRVSGEKDSFKKKAEEADKEAAALREEIAALKAAQAEAAAAKDAKDAEASAEKTPDEKTDDKQEAPEVKSDENKEIQELQTALKTKTAEVEKLQNEVKTLKEELVTAKDHSAGLAESLERASSELSEARDAAAVKASIETQLEARKAEIESLTERLTKTQSQLKEVETQLQKEKEEGSAGLKETAAKLAVSESKAEELQSELTQVTEAKSTLDAKIEGLTSEIETLKKAKAEDEAKIDELEKKIKSTPTLTTAPAAAVTTAPPTPSTPTQPASLNKKKNNKKKKKGGASVTPAATAPEPTATEDQPPMSPAEGPATAELTAELQAEQARLKEELARLQEELADKDQRIERLAKQRKTEEDLREEIENLQDSLKEIGFEHVETKQRLKELEQEKKELKARIDELEKEVEAAASTAQTNIKLQSEHESLRQEFDDLKQKSQTLQSDLAAAQQLAQSRYKDLTDLREVLQKAQPELKSLRQEAAALKTVREELAARNADLRNLEKREKDLKADLVCAQRLAADRDGEIKALHDKVGQETNARLKLEDEKRVLGRDLRRSEAEKIEIAAREEKTARELQRVQEEANKLRPRIRELEEEVNRLRKEGDMMREEVQLKSSQYTSAQNLLGSMRDQTAELSIQLKEAQDQCESLDEELAETRKMLSERTREAETMRRLLQDVDERADSKVRDMRAKMEAAVEERDRIEEETSALARRKSRETEELKQKVRDLEREVKSLASEKDELEHREKEWKKRRDELESVEERSNAEVEEMRQTVSNLRSTLDASELLVRETEKKNAELRRSVDDYRLRYDKVQKELKTVQTKLASMTSLAGSGSRGSVDSARSNSIVSANATPDAMYLKTILLQFLEQKDNRLRAQLVPVLGKLLNFDKTDEQKWLTAVQHITIK, from the exons ATGTTGCAG AGAATCAAGGGTGCCATCGACCGCACCATTGCGGAAGAGCAGGCTAGGGCGAGAGCAGCCCTCGAAGGCGGTGCTCCTGGCAGTTCTCACGTACGAAACTCGAGCTCGTTATCGCGGACCTCGAGTGCTGCCGGAACACAAGCGTCCAGGAGACCTCGGCCTTCAAACAATCTAAGCCAAGACATGTCCGCCGATGGAACCGTCACCACTTCCGACCCTGCCGTCTTCGAGGCCGCCTTCGTGATCGATGATACAGACGAGAGCAACACCCCAACCCGCATCGGCACACCTGTCTCGACCgacaaggaaggaaagggcaAGGATACTGAAAAGCCGGCCATCAATACCGAACCCGTCAAAGAAGGGACGGACCCGCTACAGAATGGAGATAGGTCAAGCGTCAACAAGTCTCCCGCAGGGCAGACAGCAAGATCGGGGACAACCACGCCTTCTACCACCGCTGAGCTCTCGCCAGAGATCCGGGTAAGGTTGAGGAAGTTGGACAAGCTAGAAAAGACATACCCAG AGCTTCTGCGATCTTACCGGATTGCCCACGGCCGTGCGACTTCCATCGAACCATTCGAAAAGGCACTGAGAGAAAACACCCCCTTGACTTCGATTAAGGATCCCGAAGCATTGATCGAGTACCTAAATCAGCTAAACCTGAAGGGCGACATGGTTATGGATGAGCTCAAGCGCGTATCCGGCGAGAAAGACAGctttaagaagaaggcagaGGAAGCCGATAAGGAGGCTGCTGCGTTGAGAGAGGAGATCGCTGCTCTCAAGGCTGCACAAGCCGAAGCTGCCGCAGCGAAGGACGCCAAGGATGCAGAGGCTAGTGCCGAGAAGACTCCGGATGAGAAGACCGACGACAAGCAGGAGGCACCCGAAGTCAAGAGCGACGAGAATAAGGAAATCCAGGAGCTACAGACTGCGCTAAAGACCAAAACTGCCGAGGTCGAAAAGTTGCAGAATGAGGTCAAGACACTGAAGGAAGAGCTGGTGACGGCCAAAGACCATAGCGCCGGTCTCGCCGAGAGCCTTGAAAGGGCTAGTAGCGAACTCAGTGAAGCTAGAGATGCTGCGGCAGTCAAGGCTTCGATTGAGACGCAGCTTGAAGCCCGGAAGGCCGAGATTGAATCCTTGACGGAGCGTCTGACAAAGACGCAGTCGCAACTCAAGGAGGTTGAGACCCAActgcagaaggagaaggaagaaggctCTGCGGGACTGAAGGAAACGGCTGCCAAGCTTGCTGTTTCAGAGTCTAAGGCCGAGGAGCTTCAGTCTGAACTTACACAGGTTACCGAAGCCAAGTCCACTTTAGACGCCAAGATCGAAGGCTTGACTTCGGAGATTGAGACtctcaagaaggccaaggctgaAGACGAGGCCAAGATTGAtgagttggagaagaagatcaagtCCACCCCTACGCTCACTACTGCCCCTGCTGCCGCCGTTACTACAGCACCACCCACGCCGTCTACCCCTACGCAACCCGCATCCttaaacaagaagaagaacaacaaaaagaagaagaagggtgggGCTTCGGTGACGCCAGCAGCCACTGCTCCAGAGCCTACCGCCACCGAGGATCAGCCACCCATGTCACCCGCTGAAGGTCCTGCGACGGCAGAGCTCACGGCAGAGCTCCAGGCCGAGCAGGCCCGCTTGAAGGAAGAGCTTGCCCGCTTGCAAGAAGAGCTCGCTGACAAGGATCAGCGTATCGAGCGTCTTGCCAAGCAACGCAAGACTGAAGAGGACCTCCGTGAGGAGATTGAGAACTTGCAAGACAGTCTCAAGGAGATCGGTTTCGAGCATGTCGAAACCAAGCAACGTCTGAAGGAGCtggagcaggagaagaaggagctgaAGGCCCGGATTGATGAACTTGAAAAGGAAGTGGAGGCAGCCGCTTCAACCGCTCAAACCAATATCAAGCTTCAGTCAGAGCACGAATCGCTCCGTCAAGAATTTGACGACCTCAAGCAGAAGTCGCAGACTCTCCAGTCTGACCTTGCCGCCGCCCAGCAGCTCGCCCAAAGCAGGTACAAGGATCTCACTGACCTGCGCGAGGTTCTGCAAAAGGCTCAACCTGAGCTGAAGTCGCTTCGGCAGGAGGCTGCCGCGCTCAAGACGGTGCGCGAGGAACTTGCGGCGCGGAACGCGGACCTTCGTAATCTCGAGAAGCGCGAGAAAGACTTGAAGGCTGATCTTGTCTGTGCCCAGCGTCTCGCCGCTGACCGTGATGGTGAGATCAAGGCTCTCCACGACAAGGTTGGCCAGGAGACAAACGCGCGTCTCAAGCTCGAGGATGAGAAGCGGGTTCTTGGTCGGGACCTTCGCAGATCTGAGGCAGAGAAGATTGAGATTGCCGCACGTGAAGAGAAGACCGCCCGAGAACTGCAGCGCGTGCAAGAGGAAGCTAACAAGCTTCGCCCGCGCATCCGCgagctggaggaagaggtcaATCGTCTTAGGAAGGAAGGTGACATGATGCGGGAGGAAGTTCAACTCAAGAGCAGCCAATACACTAGCGCCCAGAACCTGCTCGGCAGCATGCGCGACCAGACAGCCGAGCTGAGCATCCAGTTGAAGGAGGCACAGGATCAATGCGAGAGCTTAGATGAGGAACTGGCCGAGACGAGGAAGATGCTCAGCGAGCGCACTCGCGAGGCCGAAACGAtgcgtcgtcttcttcaggACGTGGATGAGCGTGCGGACAGCAAGGTCCGTGACATGCGCGCCAAGATGGAGGCAGCGGTGGAAGAGAGAGATCGTATTGAGGAGGAGACCAGCGCGCTGGCTCGCCGCAAGTCTCGAGAGACGGAGGAGCTCAAGCAAAAGGTACGTGATCTTGAGAGAGAGGTCAAGAGCTTAGCAAGCGAGAAGGACGAACTCGAACATAGGGAGAAGGAGTGGAAGAAGCGCAGGGATGAGCTGGAGAGCGTCGAAGAGAGATCCAATGCTGAAGTCGAGGAGATGCGGCAAACGGTGTCGAACCTTAGGAGTACCCTCGACGCTAGCGAACTCCTTGTCCGGGAAACGGAGAAGAAAAACGCTGAGCTCAGAAGATCCGTGGATGATTACCGGCTCAGATACGACAAGGTGCAGAAGGAACTCAAGACGGTACAGACCAAGCTGGCAAGCATGACCAGTTTGGCAGGTAGTGGAAGCAGGGGCTCCGTGGACTCGGCGAGGTCAAACTCGATCGTGTCTGCGAACGCCACGCCCGATGCCATGTACCTGAAGACCATCTTGCTGCAGTTTCTGGAGCAGAAGGATAACAGGTTACGGGCACAGCTGGTGCCAGTATTGGGCAAGTTGTTGAATTTTGACAA GACGGACGAGCAAAAGTGGCTTACCGCGGTCCAGCATATCACCATCAAATAG